The following are encoded in a window of Roseimaritima ulvae genomic DNA:
- the crtI gene encoding phytoene desaturase family protein has translation MKNRKVVIVGAGPGGLAAAMQLAHAGADVTVIERQDRVGGRTSTIESDGFRFDCGPTFFLYPRVLQEIFQGVGRDLMAEVPMKRLELQYRLTFGAGGQLDCSADMDAMDREIAKLSPKDVGQLRKYMRDNRDKLARFRPILESPFHSVLDLLRPAVLRAAPQLHPMRSLGRELQRYFSDPRLVIAFGFQAKYLGMSPFQCPSLFSILSHLEYEYGVFHPLGGCGRVSERMGEIATEMGVQIRLGEEVTGFQFKGRRVTAVDTDQARYPADACVINADFAAAMQRLVPDKLRRKWKDKALHRKRYSCSTYMLYLGIEGRYDLPHHNIHIARQYDQNLLDIEQRHQLSDDPSFYVQNAGVTDDSLAPAGHSTLYVLVPVSHMHPSIDWQQAAGPFRERVLDSLSQIGLHDVRDRIRIEHQLTPADWQNQHHIFRGATFNLAHNLGQMLHRRPGNRFKELDGVYLVGGGTHPGSGLPVIYESSRITSKLIQQDVLDR, from the coding sequence GTGAAGAACCGTAAAGTGGTGATCGTTGGAGCCGGCCCGGGTGGACTGGCCGCCGCCATGCAACTGGCTCACGCCGGTGCGGATGTGACCGTCATTGAACGTCAGGATCGAGTCGGCGGGCGAACTTCGACAATCGAATCCGACGGCTTCCGCTTCGATTGCGGGCCCACGTTCTTTCTTTACCCACGGGTGCTGCAAGAGATTTTTCAGGGAGTCGGACGCGACCTGATGGCCGAAGTCCCCATGAAACGGTTGGAGCTGCAATACCGGCTGACGTTTGGCGCCGGCGGACAGCTGGACTGTTCGGCCGACATGGATGCCATGGACCGCGAGATCGCCAAACTGAGTCCGAAGGATGTGGGTCAGCTCCGCAAATACATGCGAGACAACCGCGACAAGCTGGCACGCTTTCGCCCGATTCTGGAATCCCCCTTTCACTCCGTCTTGGATCTGCTGCGACCAGCGGTACTGCGAGCCGCCCCGCAACTGCACCCCATGCGTTCGCTGGGCCGAGAACTGCAGCGTTACTTCAGCGACCCGCGGCTGGTGATCGCTTTCGGTTTTCAAGCCAAGTACTTAGGGATGTCGCCCTTTCAGTGCCCCAGCCTGTTCAGCATCCTATCCCATTTGGAGTACGAATACGGCGTGTTTCACCCACTCGGCGGCTGCGGCCGGGTCAGCGAACGGATGGGAGAGATCGCCACTGAGATGGGCGTCCAGATTCGCCTGGGCGAAGAGGTCACCGGCTTCCAGTTCAAAGGTCGCCGAGTCACCGCGGTCGATACGGACCAGGCTCGTTACCCGGCCGATGCCTGCGTGATCAACGCCGACTTTGCCGCCGCCATGCAACGTCTGGTGCCGGACAAACTACGCCGCAAGTGGAAAGACAAAGCGTTGCATCGGAAGCGATACTCGTGCAGCACGTACATGCTGTACCTGGGCATCGAAGGCCGCTACGACCTACCCCACCACAACATCCATATCGCTCGCCAATACGACCAAAACTTGTTGGACATCGAACAGCGGCATCAATTAAGCGACGATCCCTCGTTTTATGTACAGAATGCCGGAGTTACGGACGACTCTCTGGCACCTGCCGGGCACAGCACGTTGTACGTCCTGGTACCGGTCAGCCACATGCATCCCTCGATCGACTGGCAACAAGCGGCAGGCCCCTTTCGCGAACGCGTTTTAGACAGTCTTTCCCAAATCGGTTTGCACGACGTCCGCGATCGGATTCGCATCGAACATCAATTGACGCCGGCCGACTGGCAAAATCAACATCACATATTCCGTGGGGCAACGTTTAATCTGGCGCACAATTTGGGGCAAATGCTGCATCGTCGCCCCGGCAATCGCTTTAAGGAACTGGACGGCGTGTATTTGGTCGGCGGCGGCACCCATCCCGGTAGCGGCTTGCCGGTGATATACGAATCCAGCCGCATCACCAGCAAATTGATTCAACAGGACGTACTCGACCGGTGA
- the mqnE gene encoding aminofutalosine synthase MqnE has translation MIQTEQNARLREIRDKVEARERLSMDDGLFLYDPQVPLQEVGILANYVREQKNGNVGYYNINTHLNPTNVCVYRCRFCAFRSDLRDPKGYAMSDEQILARGQEATDNGCTEMHIVGGLHHQRPYDWYRNLISQLHENYPQIHLKAWTAVEINWFEFQTKNSVRWVLEDMREAGLGSMPGGGAEIFHPEIRDQLCEHKANTHAWLDIHQTAHEIGLRTNCTMLYGHLEKAYHRIDHLMRLRELQDRTGGFQVFIPLAFHPENTKLDDLKKPSALMDLRTMAVSRLMLDNIQHIKAYWIMLGIGTAQTALHYGADDIDGTVRHELIYHDAGATTPEHLTVDQIRQLIAETGREPIERDTTYHRVHRDPDNFAKWESGESVDAVLN, from the coding sequence ATGATTCAAACCGAACAAAACGCACGCCTCCGCGAAATCCGTGACAAGGTCGAAGCCCGCGAGCGGCTGTCGATGGATGACGGGCTGTTCCTTTACGATCCCCAAGTACCGCTGCAAGAAGTGGGCATCTTGGCCAACTACGTTCGTGAACAGAAGAACGGCAACGTCGGCTATTACAACATCAACACGCACCTCAACCCCACCAACGTGTGCGTCTACCGTTGTCGGTTCTGCGCCTTCCGCTCGGACCTTCGCGACCCCAAGGGGTACGCCATGTCGGACGAACAAATCCTGGCACGGGGTCAAGAAGCCACCGACAATGGCTGCACGGAAATGCATATCGTCGGCGGCCTGCATCACCAACGCCCCTACGATTGGTACCGGAACCTGATCTCGCAGCTGCATGAGAACTACCCCCAGATCCATCTCAAGGCATGGACGGCGGTGGAAATCAATTGGTTCGAGTTCCAAACCAAGAACAGCGTCCGCTGGGTGCTGGAAGACATGCGTGAAGCCGGTCTGGGAAGCATGCCCGGTGGCGGGGCCGAAATCTTCCATCCCGAAATCCGCGACCAGCTGTGCGAGCACAAAGCCAACACGCACGCCTGGTTGGACATCCACCAAACGGCTCACGAAATCGGCCTCCGCACCAACTGCACGATGCTGTACGGGCATCTGGAAAAAGCCTACCACCGCATCGACCACCTGATGCGATTGCGCGAACTGCAAGACCGCACGGGCGGCTTTCAGGTGTTCATTCCGCTGGCCTTTCATCCGGAAAACACCAAGCTGGATGATCTCAAAAAACCCTCGGCCCTGATGGACCTGAGGACGATGGCCGTCAGCCGCTTGATGCTGGACAACATCCAACACATCAAAGCCTACTGGATCATGCTGGGCATCGGCACGGCACAGACCGCTCTGCACTACGGCGCCGACGACATCGACGGCACCGTGCGGCACGAATTGATCTATCACGACGCCGGTGCCACCACGCCGGAACACTTGACCGTCGATCAGATCCGTCAATTGATCGCTGAAACCGGGCGGGAACCGATCGAGCGCGACACCACCTACCACCGCGTGCATCGTGATCCCGATAACTTTGCCAAATGGGAAAGCGGTGAATCGGTCGATGCCGTGTTGAACTAG
- a CDS encoding 4-hydroxybenzoate octaprenyltransferase: MSAAESPRPNRLRLMLEMIRFSHTIFALPFACLALLMAMQLPASDGDRVAVGWPALAGLLLCMVFARSTAMAFNRLVDQRYDAENPRTAGRHLPAGLLSRSEVTAFALVCAAGFVGSCALFLPNWLPLAGSLPVLAFLCGYSLAKRFTSAAHLWLGVALSLAPICVWLAIRGSSVIAAPADLLPALVLAAAVALWVTGFDIIYACQDEAFDRQAGLQSVPARLGAAGALRLAAVCHLGMLVCLLLLPLTASGLGWGVVYYASVALIAGLLIYEHRLVRPDDLQRVNTAFFNINAIISILLLVAAGIDSWLI; the protein is encoded by the coding sequence ATGTCGGCAGCTGAATCACCGCGGCCTAATCGTCTTCGTTTGATGTTGGAGATGATCCGCTTCAGCCATACCATTTTCGCCTTGCCGTTTGCTTGCTTGGCGTTGCTGATGGCCATGCAGCTGCCGGCGAGCGATGGAGACAGGGTGGCGGTCGGCTGGCCTGCCTTGGCGGGTTTGTTGTTGTGCATGGTCTTCGCCCGCAGCACGGCGATGGCTTTCAACCGCTTGGTCGACCAACGCTACGACGCCGAGAATCCTCGCACCGCCGGACGTCATCTGCCCGCCGGTCTGCTATCCCGCAGCGAGGTAACGGCCTTTGCACTCGTATGTGCGGCGGGCTTCGTCGGCTCTTGTGCCCTGTTTCTTCCCAACTGGTTGCCGCTGGCCGGTTCGCTTCCCGTGCTGGCGTTTTTATGCGGCTACAGTTTGGCCAAACGCTTTACCTCGGCGGCGCATCTATGGCTGGGCGTTGCACTCAGCTTGGCACCGATCTGCGTCTGGCTGGCGATCCGCGGTTCGAGTGTGATCGCGGCACCGGCGGATTTGTTGCCGGCGCTGGTGCTGGCCGCGGCGGTGGCGTTGTGGGTCACCGGGTTTGACATCATCTATGCCTGCCAGGACGAAGCCTTCGATCGGCAGGCGGGCCTGCAAAGCGTACCGGCACGATTGGGCGCGGCCGGCGCCCTGCGGTTGGCGGCCGTCTGCCACCTGGGCATGCTGGTGTGTTTGCTGTTGCTTCCGCTGACGGCCTCCGGTTTAGGTTGGGGCGTCGTCTATTACGCCTCTGTTGCCCTGATCGCCGGCCTTTTGATTTACGAACATCGGTTGGTGCGTCCGGATGATTTGCAACGCGTCAACACCGCCTTTTTTAACATCAACGCGATCATTAGTATCCTGCTACTAGTCGCCGCGGGAATCGATAGCTGGCTGATTTGA
- a CDS encoding UbiX family flavin prenyltransferase: MNNQGIVVAITGASGAVYAVRLLQVLAASGRTVHLTISPSGVAVIRQELGIEIDLQAFDPATLLNCQPPWAAATESAASSPANDLHDTQAIHYYHYQDYMTPIASGSFLTAGMIICPCSGSTLSAIARSASSNLIQRAAEVHLKEQRKLVIVPRETPLSVFQLENMHRLATAGVCVLPAAPGWYHGVQGLSDLVDFVVGRIIDQFEIPNRLIGRWGEA; this comes from the coding sequence ATGAACAACCAGGGGATCGTCGTCGCCATCACGGGCGCCAGCGGAGCGGTATACGCCGTGCGGTTGCTGCAGGTCTTAGCCGCATCGGGACGCACCGTGCATCTGACGATCAGCCCTTCCGGTGTGGCGGTCATCCGGCAGGAACTGGGCATCGAAATTGATCTGCAGGCCTTTGATCCGGCCACGCTATTAAACTGCCAACCACCTTGGGCAGCCGCAACCGAATCGGCAGCCTCCTCCCCGGCCAACGATCTTCACGACACCCAAGCCATCCATTATTACCACTACCAGGACTACATGACGCCGATCGCCAGCGGTTCGTTCCTTACCGCCGGCATGATCATCTGTCCCTGCAGCGGCAGCACGTTGAGCGCGATCGCTCGCAGCGCATCATCGAACTTGATTCAACGCGCCGCCGAAGTGCATTTGAAGGAGCAGCGTAAGTTGGTGATCGTACCGCGGGAGACGCCGCTGTCGGTCTTTCAGCTGGAAAACATGCACCGGCTGGCGACGGCCGGCGTCTGCGTGTTGCCGGCGGCACCGGGTTGGTACCACGGCGTGCAAGGTTTGAGTGACTTGGTTGACTTCGTCGTGGGCCGCATCATCGACCAGTTTGAGATTCCGAATCGGTTGATCGGACGATGGGGAGAAGCGTAA